AGTCGTCGGACAGCCCCCTACTACTCTCCTGCAACAAACGCCTCTACTCTCACAGTCGGCCGTCAATCTAACGACTCACCACTCGCATCAGCCTCCGTCTCCTAATCCAGGACTCGGTAAGttattctaaaaattttagtttggtcgagtgtgtgtgtctgatcGGAATACTGATTGTGGCCgacatctttttattttggcagCGCCTCTTGACGTCAGCGGTGCCTACGATCCGATCGAAATTCCTGGTGCACTTCAAGTTTCGACTCCGCGGGCCGTTAGCGAAGAAGACATTGCCAGGTAGGCGAAATGCTGTACAATGTCGTAGAAACTATTACAATATCCGAAAAAGTAAAGGCGAAATTGGGGTCAGGCGGTCAGTGTCGACGAAGAGAACGGGTAATCACGTGATGtggccatttttattttccaggcAGGGTATAGTAGAGTGTGCGTGCAGTCTCGCGTTTGTTGTTCCCACGTGCAGTGTTAGCCAGtaacgagcagcagcagcagcagcagccgccatTATATATTTAGAAGTCGCAGCAGGAAgggtgtggtgtgtgtgtgtgtaaacgTGCAGCAATCTGTTGGTGCCCCTCAGTCGGTGATGAGTCGCGTCCAGCGGCAGTTGGGATatactaacacacacacaattttctCGTTGAAATAAATAAGGGAGGGGTgtttgtatgtatgtgtgtgtgacgtcACAGCAACGGCCACCCAATAACACGATCGGATTTTTGTGTGCGCGCCTGGCGTCGTTGCTCGGAAAAGTGTCGTGCAGCTGTCGATCGTTCGACAGACGGACGTGTTGTTAACCCTCTGAATTACTACAGTGTAGACCAAGTGCCCAATGGCCAAGAGCAACAAGAGTCTTGACGATTCGGCCAAGAAAtcggggaaaaagaagaaaacgattcGCTCCTCCGACTTGGTTCAGTGAgaataaaaacccaaattttttaacgtatttttcaaacctttttttttcagaccaACAACGGAAAGCGATCTGGTTACACCCTGGGCTCTTATTGTGTGTCTAGTTCATATTGGCAGCTGTTCCGTCCCCCCTCTCCCCAcccttcctcctccttttttatattttgtaatGGTCCATTGAATTGGCCAACGGCCTGTATGCGCTCCGATGTGCGTAATGTCTGTTATTCGTCGCACGAAAAAATCCGTACGGTGAACAcctggggaagaagaagagtctgtCCTTTTATAGAGGCGCATTGACTATGCATGAGTCCAGGCATAGTCTGGATCTTATTGGGATGAGAGAAGAAGATGGCCAAGTCAGTTGGGTTGGAGACAAAGGTCCTTTTTCAGAAGGTGcggccctttttctctctcaagaTGTTTCCTCTTTGGGGCGCGGCAAACTGCGGAAGGGAGCACTTTAAGCCACGACGGATATTGGATACTACCGTGCGAGGCTTCATTTGAATATTcccctccttttttacttGGCCAGGAAAAACCGTAATACAGAAAAAATATCGTTGACGTGGCATGGGATTTTCTCTTTGATCGCGTTCGTGCGTATGCGTGCTGACGTCAgacagaaaaaatattaagcCACTTGTGTAGAGACGTGTGTGAATTATGGCGGTAGCGCTCGGCGACGGCGGTCGTCACGGGTCATTTCAAGGCGAGGGGGGTGAAGAATCCATTCGTGTcagccggaagaagaaaaagaatcattaTTTTGACTGTAGAAAGAGGCTATCATATTATTTGTCGACAAGAGTTGCGCTCGTATCCGCGCAGTCGCGATATCGATCGCCTGATTCTGAGATCCATCCGCCGTCGCCGCCGTAGGAAACGCATTATAGGTTGGCGCATCTGTTTTCGTGTTAATTGGTTTGTCGTCTTCACTCGGTTCGGCGTCTCGGTCGTTTTTAGCGGGGGGTTGGCGcctttttatgtgtgtgtgagcgaCAAGTTGAATTTAAGTGTGTGacgtgttgtttttcttctctcaggACTCCTCGATCTGTGGTGCTATCAAAAGGAACGACCGGATTGGGTTTTAACATTGTCGGTGGTGAGGATGGCGAAGGCATTTTCATCTCGTTCATCCTGGCCGGCGGTCCAGCTGACGTGAGCGGCCAACTCCGACGTGGAGATCAAATCCTTTCCGTCAATGGACACGACCTCAAACATGCCACTCACGAACAAGCGGCATTAACACTCAAGGTAGGACaacaattcttttgatttggcTCCCGATTGGACCCAAGTGGGCATCCTTTTGTTCGTGCCCGTCATACGGCAAGAGGAGGAGAGAGTAtcagcacagcacacaatGATGGGCGTCGGTCCTTATCGATCGCTTCCCCTTCCTCCAACCTACTACTGGGCATATACACTACACAGtcccgtccttttttttccttctgcgCAGGGAGCGGGCAATACTGTCACGCTGTGCGTTCAGTACCGACCTGAAGAGTATAACCGCTTCGAAGCCAAAGTCCACGAACTCAAACAGCAGATGATGACCGGCACTCTGATGAGGACCTCACAGAAACGATCCCTCTACGTCAGGTAATCACGTCGAAATCTATCCACCACAATGGaatagatttgtttttaatttgatttgttttgatttaatCCAGGGCCCTTTTTGACTACGACCCCAACAAGGACGACGGACTGCCCAGTCGTGGCTTGTTTTTCCGCTACGGAGATATTCTGCACGTCACCAACGCCTCGGACGACGAATGGTGGCAAGCGCGACGCGTGTTGGCCACTGGCGAAGAGGAGGGTATTGGTATCATTCCCTCCAAGAAAAGATGGGAACGGAAGCTGAGAGCTCGTGACCGTACCGTCAAATTCCAGGGCAAAAGTCCTACTCAAGATCGGGTAAATATGCCTTGAATTTATAAATCCCCCCCTccatcccccccaaaaaattgaaaaaacaatttttccattttgattttctctctatttGGCTTTATTCGGGGCAGTCTCCTTTTATTTAGTTGTCATTTCCCAACCGACACcgctcttttttcgttttagtttttttcccaatttgaCACAATTGATTGGGGAAAAAGAGGTTCAGTTCTTTTTGATATCCCTCGCCGGATGGACGGAAGCACTCAACCTATTGATTATTATCTTTCCCTTGttgaggatttttttttttttctgaatgcACGTCTGGCTGGGTGCCGcacagcttttttttcctcggttctcattttctttttcgtgggCGACGAGatctctatatatatttttattttttaattccgtCCCTGAGAGCACTTGTGTGTATCTTATTTCCAGTAGATATACGGATTCGGGAAACTAACGCTGGCTTATCTCGGTTTCctttgattcgattttttcttttctttcatttattttacacGCTGCCATACCCATCTAACAAAAAAGGACGGTTGAGAACCACAGACAGATATTCAAGTTtgatttactttatttatttacattatGATTATCGTTTTCCggtaaaaaaaaccccaaaaaatttttagtctTTTTGATTCGCCGAATCGTCCCATAAATATAAACAGTTTATAATAGTCATATGACACCagccatatttgtttttttcatttttttggtaGTCGTGTCGGTAGTAACTGGCATCCATGTTGATgatgatctctctctctccttatttATCTCTCGCCATACCACCAATATCTTTACCCCTATACTACATATATTTGGGGGAGGGCGGGGGAcgtatttttgatttcattttttacctttgatAGTTTTATCTCACCAACAAATATATATTGTAAGTGTGTTAGAGCTTTCTTGGGCCTATCTTGTTGTGCTTGTTTCCTCCGTCTCTTCTGTCTCTTGATAACTTTCGCAACTCTCTTGatcctctctctccctcctttctctctctttatgaCACTACCATCTGTTTTGTTGGAGAGTTGTTGTTGCGTGAGGAGGTGGCATTCCGTCAAAATACCCTTGTGTGATGGTTGTTAtcgttgttgtgtgtgtatcgaATCAGTCAAATTAAAAAGGACTTGAACCGACACCAATTGAGAACGAATTTTGATGAAACATTTTCCTGgcacagtttttcttttgtttatcattCACGTTGATTCCGTTTCGTGTGTAGCAATCTACTttggagaggaagaagaaaaatttcatcttCAGCCGGAAATTCCCATTCGTTAAGAGCCGCGAGGATCAGTCCGAAGAAGGTTCAGATCAAGAACGTGAGTTTTGACatgcaacaattttattttaaaccaaattgatttttttattcaactgttgtttttatttcaaaacagcTTCGGCAATGACACCATCAGAAAGTGACTCCACCAGCCTTAGTAAGTTTCAATTCATTCTAGAgctttcatttgaattccatTAATTAATGAATTGCATCAACAGAAGAGGAAGCTGTTTTCTCCTACGAGTCGGTTCAGCAAATTGAAATGACTTACACCAGACCAATCATTATCCTTGGTCCACTCAAGGACCGCATCAACGACGACCTCATCTCCGAGTTTCCCGAAAAGTTTGGCAGTTGCGTCCCTCGTGAGTGAAACTTGAGTATACCTTGATGAGTGCCTTAACGCTAAGATTATTATGATTATCCCACGATAAGATACGACTCGGCCGAAACGGGACTACGAGGTTGACCAGCGGGACTATCATTTCGTGGCCTCCAGGGAGCAGATGGAAGCCGACATTCAAAACCACCTCTTTATCGAGGCCGGCCAGTATAACGAGAATCTTTACGGCACTTCTGTCGCATCCGTTCGGGAAGTAGCCGAGAAGGTATTACAAAACAAAGTTTGCGCCTTGGCCATTTGGTGATTTTTATTGGCTAATTATTATCTCGTTCAAAGCAGGGCAAACATTGCATCCTGGATGTCAGCGGCAACGCCATCAAGCGGCTCCAAGTTGCTCAACTCTACCCCATAGCTATTTTCATAAAACCCAAATCAGTAGAGGCCATCATGTGAGTAGTAGTCCACTTTACGACGGATGAGCTTAATAACTCACTTCCTTTTCCTTATCTATTATGTGTTTAGGGAGTGGAACAAGCGGATGACGGAAGATCAAGCCAGAAAAACTTATGACCGAGCCATGAAACTAGAGCAAGAATTTGGCGAGTACTTTACCGGTAAgcatattcattttttaaattgtttaatattgaaatgttGGTTGCTGAgtgttttggttttggtttttccagCCGTTGTTCAGGGCGACACACCGGAAGAAATCTACGCCAAAGTCAAGGAAGTGATTCGAGAGCAATCCGGTCCCACGGTTTGGGTTCCAGCCAAAGACAAACTTTGAATTGCCATCGTcttcatcaaaagaaaaacttgtttttggaCGAGACTTCTTGGGTCGTCGATTCTCCAtcctttttaactttttaacaTCAAAACGAcagatcagaaaaaaaatccaccaTTTTTATAGCCCATCTCGCcgtcatttcttcttcagcgATGCTGATAGCACCGACCTGATGACTATACAAATTGCATGCCaatccttccttccttcttttttttcttaggatttttaaaaattgttgacTTGGACGAAATTCCTTGTTGTtcatgcatttctttttccaattctgGACAATGActcccatttcttcttttctgtgtatttttctctcccccctgattaaagaaaaaagttaattacTGTGAATATAGAAAACCACAAGAACAAAAACCAACAAGCAGATAAAAAGCTGGGACATTTTTCCGgtcaaaaagaggaaaaagaaagaaattcgaGTGGATTTTTCGTTGCTGCTAACAGCTGCTGCCAAACGTTCCATCACGTTCTTATTTGTTAGACctgtttcaaatgtttaaGAAAATGCGCCATGTTCTTGATAACCAATCCATTTTATTGTTGCTTCTCTCCCCCCGTCCTTCTAGAGAATGTATTTACTTGCCTCCTTTTTCTGACGAACATTTTcatctaaacaaaaatatttgagaCGATGTGGTTGTTCAACATGTCGGAGAATATTTGGGCCCTGTCCTATTTTTCACATCGTTTGAGGTTGTAGACCTCATCTACAACACGATGATTGAAATCAGCTATTGACAAACATTTATGAGCTCGGACGGGCCTCAGAAATGACCCAAGTTCTTTGAAAGAGAATTGCTGATGATGACAAGATCCGTTACATCCCTCCTTtcccgttttcctttttaaatccTCCATGATTGTACAGTGTTCTTCATCAAGATTGTCTCCCTTTCTCTTGTTtgatcataataataatgtatgaGAACGAGTTTATTGTGTACATGCGTGAGAGTGTGTTTTGAAACAatggatagaagaagaaaataaccaTTTTAAATAGCCTCGCTgtcaggaaaaataaatacggACGTGGTGTGTGCTCCCTCCCCCCGTCCTCACACAAAAGCTTTTCTCGTTCGTTCGTTGACTGTATATTGAATAGAAACGAACATGATCAAACTACAAAAGCAAACATGAAACGAAAgaccgaaaataaataaaatttgcaaaGTAAACACACACTGGAATGACTAGGAAAAAGTTCAGTTCCGGTCAGTTGCGACCGATTCGAGTAATATCTAACAAGGGAGACAATTCGCCATACTCGGCCAATAAGAACTGCGGGATTCCTCGTTGAAAAGGAGCCGTGTTGGTGAAGTTTCCATCTAGTTGGATGATCCGACTTGAAAATTCAAGTTGTAACGTGTGATTGAGACAGCGAGTGTTCCTGGAACTCCCCCACAGAAGCGAAGACGCCATGGTTGCACCTAATCCATTGAGTCTCCACGTTAGAACGCGAAAAACGTCCAGGTGCTTGTTGCGTGTCAGAAACGAGCGGATTTGCTCAACGTCCCAGTCCAAATGACCTAGCTCCAGTCGACTAAGATTCGGTAAGATTGACACCAAATGTTCCAGTTGGGGCGTCATTAAAGGGGTGCGGAAAATTTGAAGGTTTTTCAGTTGACTCTTCCCAGACGTCCGGCGTAGTTCACAGACGTGTTCAAATAGTTCAAAACGCTCGAAACTGCATTCGTAGAAAACGAGCGATTCTAGGGCTGGGCAAAAGATGAGCAATTTTTCGAACCGGGTCCATTCCATATCTTGTGCTTCAACCAGTTGTAGACACCTGATGGTCATCCCGTTTCGTCGTAGAAAGTCTTCAAAATGAATGTCTAGCGATCCACCGCGAAAGTTGACACTCAACAGCGTCAATTTAGGCAAGAAGCCCAAGGTTTGAACGCTGTAAGTGAATGCACTGTTGAGCGAAAGCCATTCAACTCCGGGGCACATTTGCGACAGCAATTCGAGATGTCCGGGAGTGAGGAGATCCGTTGCTCCGAAGGCGACTGTTTTCAATGCAAACTTGGGAGAGACGGCTGCGTTAACGGAGCAGTACCACAATGTATCGGCTATGCTGTCGTAGAGTAAAACGCTCAGAGAAGGCAAACCATGAAGCAGCAGAGCCGCACCCGGTGGACTGACTTCAGTCTTCAACATGATGACGGTATGAAGGCGTCGACAACAAAGTAACCAAGCAATTCCTGTAGAAACATAACAAAATATTGGCTTAAAATGGATTGgaaacaattcaatttgtcGTAAAATACGAACCAGTGTTGGTGACACCAGTGTCATTCAATACGATGCTCTCCAAATTGGGGCAGTTTTGACCCACAACTGCAATGACTGAATCATTACACTGTTTGGGCAAGGCCAACACTCTCAACCTTCTTAGATACTTGAGGATATGACAGAGAATCCCTTGAGTAATGACAGATTGGTCTGCTCTTTCCATGTACAATTCAGTGAGATTTGTGCAAAGGGGTAGTGTCAAAATGGCAGCAATTGTCAcctacaaaaaataaaataaaacgtgatttacatttttgactatttttaGTGGTTAAAACATTTACCTGTTCAAGGCAAAGGGGCATCACAAGTATCTTTAGGTTTCTTGGAATAAATGAACCGACGTAGACCAATAACTGTCGTCCAACCCTACTTTGTTCATAAACCACGTCTATGGTATTCAACATCTGAACAACGAAATCATCCACAAGATTGCTGGGTATTTTGTTGGTGATGCAATCTCTGGCTGCTTTCATGATTTCATCTGAGCTGGCACGATGAATCTTCTCTGGGGAGTCATGTAGTCTGTGTAGTGTGCAAACTGCCCAAAAAGCAGTAGCTTGAAGACTCAGCTGCTTAAGGCTTAATACATTAAGTCCGTAATGAGGTTGAACTAAACATCCTTTCAAAACACGATGCATGAAATCTGATTCAAGTTGCATTTTCAAACAAGGCAATCTGCTTAGATATAA
This region of Daphnia pulex isolate KAP4 chromosome 9, ASM2113471v1 genomic DNA includes:
- the LOC124201967 gene encoding disks large 1 tumor suppressor protein-like isoform X9, which translates into the protein MAKNDWWRKWKSTWSVNAAIQSHLSPGLVVDKHANGGDESAWDYEEIILERGSSGLGFSISGGTDNPHIGDDPAICLTKIIPGGAAAIDGRMKINDVILKVNDVSVVNVPHSAAVEALKRAGNLVRLSVRRRRQPRSPRIVEIELCKGNKGLGFSIAGGSGNQHIPGDNGIYITKIMDGGAAQVDGRLAVGDKLILVRNLPLMTEKNLENVSHEDAVSALKCTSDRVVLVVAKTDAPLAPMQVVGQPPTTLLQQTPLLSQSAVNLTTHHSHQPPSPNPGLAPLDVSGAYDPIEIPGALQVSTPRAVSEEDIARTPRSVVLSKGTTGLGFNIVGGEDGEGIFISFILAGGPADVSGQLRRGDQILSVNGHDLKHATHEQAALTLKGAGNTVTLCVQYRPEEYNRFEAKVHELKQQMMTGTLMRTSQKRSLYVRALFDYDPNKDDGLPSRGLFFRYGDILHVTNASDDEWWQARRVLATGEEEGIGIIPSKKRWERKLRARDRTVKFQGKSPTQDRQSTLERKKKNFIFSRKFPFVKSREDQSEEGSDQEPSAMTPSESDSTSLKEEAVFSYESVQQIEMTYTRPIIILGPLKDRINDDLISEFPEKFGSCVPHTTRPKRDYEVDQRDYHFVASREQMEADIQNHLFIEAGQYNENLYGTSVASVREVAEKGKHCILDVSGNAIKRLQVAQLYPIAIFIKPKSVEAIMEWNKRMTEDQARKTYDRAMKLEQEFGEYFTAVVQGDTPEEIYAKVKEVIREQSGPTVWVPAKDKL
- the LOC124201967 gene encoding disks large 1 tumor suppressor protein-like isoform X5, translating into MIDWVSIVRQSNRRFSNCMYFVPRSRRHRQKRERVLAHPAAAAAAAAPVSLEAEDPADRCEHKCSTSCFKSPRHHGTRGRQDNDPMVSVDMVDGHVNESVISATERIVIQQQSNNLKIQSHLSPGLVVDKHANGGDESAWDYEEIILERGSSGLGFSISGGTDNPHIGDDPAICLTKIIPGGAAAIDGRMKINDVILKVNDVSVVNVPHSAAVEALKRAGNLVRLSVRRRRQPRSPRIVEIELCKGNKGLGFSIAGGSGNQHIPGDNGIYITKIMDGGAAQVDGRLAVGDKLILVRNLPLMTEKNLENVSHEDAVSALKCTSDRVVLVVAKTDAPLAPMQVVGQPPTTLLQQTPLLSQSAVNLTTHHSHQPPSPNPGLAPLDVSGAYDPIEIPGALQVSTPRAVSEEDIARTPRSVVLSKGTTGLGFNIVGGEDGEGIFISFILAGGPADVSGQLRRGDQILSVNGHDLKHATHEQAALTLKGAGNTVTLCVQYRPEEYNRFEAKVHELKQQMMTGTLMRTSQKRSLYVRALFDYDPNKDDGLPSRGLFFRYGDILHVTNASDDEWWQARRVLATGEEEGIGIIPSKKRWERKLRARDRTVKFQGKSPTQDRQSTLERKKKNFIFSRKFPFVKSREDQSEEGSDQEPSAMTPSESDSTSLKEEAVFSYESVQQIEMTYTRPIIILGPLKDRINDDLISEFPEKFGSCVPHTTRPKRDYEVDQRDYHFVASREQMEADIQNHLFIEAGQYNENLYGTSVASVREVAEKQGKHCILDVSGNAIKRLQVAQLYPIAIFIKPKSVEAIMEWNKRMTEDQARKTYDRAMKLEQEFGEYFTAVVQGDTPEEIYAKVKEVIREQSGPTVWVPAKDKL
- the LOC124201967 gene encoding disks large 1 tumor suppressor protein-like isoform X10, whose product is MKTRRKIQSHLSPGLVVDKHANGGDESAWDYEEIILERGSSGLGFSISGGTDNPHIGDDPAICLTKIIPGGAAAIDGRMKINDVILKVNDVSVVNVPHSAAVEALKRAGNLVRLSVRRRRQPRSPRIVEIELCKGNKGLGFSIAGGSGNQHIPGDNGIYITKIMDGGAAQVDGRLAVGDKLILVRNLPLMTEKNLENVSHEDAVSALKCTSDRVVLVVAKTDAPLAPMQVVGQPPTTLLQQTPLLSQSAVNLTTHHSHQPPSPNPGLAPLDVSGAYDPIEIPGALQVSTPRAVSEEDIARTPRSVVLSKGTTGLGFNIVGGEDGEGIFISFILAGGPADVSGQLRRGDQILSVNGHDLKHATHEQAALTLKGAGNTVTLCVQYRPEEYNRFEAKVHELKQQMMTGTLMRTSQKRSLYVRALFDYDPNKDDGLPSRGLFFRYGDILHVTNASDDEWWQARRVLATGEEEGIGIIPSKKRWERKLRARDRTVKFQGKSPTQDRQSTLERKKKNFIFSRKFPFVKSREDQSEEGSDQEPSAMTPSESDSTSLKEEAVFSYESVQQIEMTYTRPIIILGPLKDRINDDLISEFPEKFGSCVPHTTRPKRDYEVDQRDYHFVASREQMEADIQNHLFIEAGQYNENLYGTSVASVREVAEKQGKHCILDVSGNAIKRLQVAQLYPIAIFIKPKSVEAIMEWNKRMTEDQARKTYDRAMKLEQEFGEYFTAVVQGDTPEEIYAKVKEVIREQSGPTVWVPAKDKL